One window of Methanocorpusculum vombati genomic DNA carries:
- a CDS encoding M20/M25/M40 family metallo-hydrolase: MDVVRICSELVKIKSENPPGDTTEVAQYIASLLEGLGIRSDITEGSPGHCNVISREQNRALMLSGHMDVVPAMEEGWDIPPYAGVVDDTYVHGRGSTDMKGGCAVILTAVERAMDDCGEIPVSLAFVCDEEGGGRYGTRYLIEKQLIHPCDALIAEPTPAFAPSVGQKGICRFEVEFTGTPGHSSLFPVVGESAIMQAFSFLAWVDVLHNRVYPQSPALEELIEHSIAISDMQEEREGHELSPIFRQIMYNPGLISGGERVNIVAQKCRLTMDLRLPWGCDCDDILREIYGQLPSSAKVTPLTKANASLTDPESFLVQSTANAISSVYHVASKPMVQWAASDARALRKAGFRAIEYGPGELCGLHGLNERVRIDQLRSVEEIYYRLINTYREKYGF; encoded by the coding sequence ATGGATGTTGTACGTATCTGTTCGGAACTGGTGAAGATCAAAAGCGAAAATCCTCCCGGCGATACAACAGAGGTTGCCCAGTATATTGCATCGCTTCTTGAGGGGCTTGGTATTCGTTCGGATATTACGGAAGGATCCCCCGGGCACTGCAATGTCATTTCCCGGGAGCAGAATCGTGCACTGATGCTTTCCGGCCACATGGATGTGGTTCCTGCAATGGAGGAGGGATGGGATATTCCTCCGTATGCCGGGGTTGTTGACGACACGTATGTACACGGCCGCGGAAGTACGGATATGAAAGGCGGCTGTGCGGTGATTCTTACCGCAGTTGAGCGGGCGATGGATGACTGCGGCGAGATTCCGGTGTCTCTTGCATTTGTCTGCGATGAGGAGGGCGGCGGCCGTTACGGTACGCGGTATCTGATTGAAAAACAGCTGATCCATCCCTGCGATGCGCTGATTGCAGAACCGACTCCTGCGTTTGCTCCGTCGGTCGGTCAGAAAGGGATATGCCGGTTTGAGGTGGAGTTTACCGGGACTCCGGGGCATTCGTCGCTGTTTCCGGTGGTGGGGGAAAGTGCGATTATGCAGGCGTTTTCCTTCCTTGCATGGGTTGACGTGCTGCACAACCGCGTGTATCCCCAGTCTCCTGCATTAGAGGAGCTTATTGAGCATTCCATTGCGATCAGCGATATGCAGGAAGAGCGTGAGGGTCATGAACTTTCTCCGATTTTCCGGCAGATCATGTACAATCCCGGTCTTATCTCCGGTGGTGAGCGGGTGAATATTGTTGCACAGAAATGCCGCCTGACAATGGATCTCCGGCTGCCGTGGGGCTGTGACTGTGATGATATCCTCCGAGAAATTTACGGTCAGCTGCCGTCGTCGGCAAAGGTTACGCCGCTCACAAAGGCGAATGCTTCTCTAACGGATCCTGAGTCGTTTCTGGTACAAAGTACTGCAAATGCGATAAGCAGTGTGTATCATGTTGCCTCAAAACCGATGGTGCAGTGGGCGGCGTCGGATGCACGGGCACTGCGCAAGGCAGGGTTCCGGGCAATTGAGTACGGACCGGGAGAGTTATGCGGTCTGCACGGGTTAAACGAGCGGGTACGCATAGATCAGCTGCGGTCGGTTGAGGAGATTTACTACCGGCTGATCAATACGTACCGGGAAAAGTACGGATTCTGA
- the speB gene encoding agmatinase, whose translation MQSFSNTLFADAESAYEDACYVIFGVPFDGTTSFKAGARDAPQAIRAVSYNLETYLPYYDLEMPEILFHDMGDLYCDCLPDLVTDQVADAVSDLQKDGKFPVVIGGEHSVTIGAVRTLAPAWYVVCDAHLDMQEEFRGSPYNHDCVTARVSETVKNIILIGPRSGTREEFAAAREKYHLYTADDVQERGIASILEEVGDLIGDETVYLSIDADAIDCCMTPGLGTPEPFGLTPTDIRSVIRKLSQKNVIGFDYVEVLPNDAGQTTVVAAHLIREFIAGHYRAHHR comes from the coding sequence ATGCAGTCTTTTTCAAACACTCTTTTCGCAGATGCAGAGTCAGCATACGAAGATGCCTGCTACGTAATATTTGGCGTTCCGTTTGACGGGACAACATCGTTCAAGGCAGGTGCACGTGATGCACCCCAGGCGATCCGTGCAGTATCCTACAATCTTGAAACATACTTGCCGTATTATGATCTGGAGATGCCGGAGATTTTGTTCCATGACATGGGCGATCTCTACTGCGACTGTCTGCCGGATCTTGTAACGGATCAGGTGGCGGACGCGGTTTCGGATCTGCAGAAGGACGGAAAGTTTCCGGTGGTGATCGGCGGTGAACACTCGGTGACGATTGGTGCAGTGCGTACACTTGCGCCCGCGTGGTATGTGGTCTGCGATGCACATCTGGATATGCAGGAAGAGTTCCGGGGCTCACCCTACAACCATGACTGTGTAACGGCACGGGTTTCGGAGACGGTAAAAAATATTATTCTGATCGGACCGCGCAGCGGCACCCGCGAAGAGTTCGCAGCGGCACGGGAAAAATATCATCTATATACAGCAGACGATGTTCAGGAGCGCGGCATTGCCTCTATTCTTGAAGAAGTAGGAGATCTGATCGGTGATGAGACAGTGTATCTCTCCATCGATGCAGATGCCATTGACTGCTGCATGACACCGGGTCTTGGAACACCGGAACCGTTCGGACTGACACCAACAGACATCCGCTCGGTGATCCGCAAACTTTCACAGAAAAATGTGATCGGATTTGATTATGTCGAGGTGCTGCCAAACGACGCAGGCCAGACGACGGTTGTTGCAGCGCATCTGATCCGTGAGTTCATCGCAGGGCATTACCGTGCTCATCACAGATAG
- a CDS encoding META domain-containing protein: MKRTGILILALLCIGAVILSAGCVNTGSQPNPAGTTWVLAGFSTGSDAASLPATTISLTFGESGSASGNGGVNGYSVSYTADPGAGTLTFGQIAATLMAGPTQFMAYEDRYFASLANVTGYKLTDGSLVLLDKDGHTLLTFTPPLKNTAWSLVSYTAPAASAAAQPLALITLSFDENGTIFGTGGINQFTGTWKLDGTKLTIADIASTKAAGAPVLMAQEDDYFALLPGVSGFNFGMGTLSLTDGSGKPVLIFKNMLADTTWELISVNGIVPPQASKTVTLRFDTTGTFTGQAPVNTYGGTWRTTGVDTLTVSNVISTLMASADDRVSAYETQYYRILNNASDYHIADGTLTLTDHNSNTMLFAVNVADQLKGTSWTLAGYSSITLVIGDDGTFSGQAPVNVYTANAVFSQNQGLSVSDISTTKMTGPADRIKKETSYLTSLGEVTGYNLVDGQLVLTGPGGAALLTYDQA, from the coding sequence ATGAAACGTACAGGCATACTTATTCTTGCGCTCCTTTGTATTGGGGCAGTAATTCTCTCGGCCGGCTGCGTTAACACAGGCAGTCAGCCGAATCCTGCAGGAACAACATGGGTTCTTGCCGGGTTTAGTACCGGCAGTGATGCTGCATCGCTTCCCGCAACTACGATTTCGCTTACTTTCGGTGAGAGCGGCAGTGCGTCCGGAAACGGCGGTGTTAACGGCTACTCCGTATCCTATACCGCGGATCCGGGGGCGGGAACGCTCACCTTCGGACAGATTGCGGCAACCCTTATGGCAGGACCGACCCAGTTCATGGCTTATGAGGACAGATACTTTGCCTCTCTTGCCAACGTTACCGGTTACAAACTGACCGACGGTTCGCTTGTTCTGCTGGATAAGGACGGACACACGCTTCTCACCTTTACTCCCCCGCTCAAAAACACTGCATGGTCCCTTGTTTCCTATACAGCTCCGGCCGCATCTGCTGCAGCCCAGCCGCTTGCTCTCATCACGCTCAGTTTCGATGAAAACGGTACGATCTTTGGAACCGGCGGCATCAATCAGTTCACCGGAACCTGGAAACTTGACGGTACCAAACTGACCATTGCTGATATTGCCAGTACCAAAGCTGCAGGCGCACCCGTACTCATGGCACAGGAAGACGATTACTTTGCCCTGCTTCCGGGAGTAAGCGGATTTAACTTTGGCATGGGTACTCTCAGTCTGACTGATGGCAGCGGCAAACCCGTCCTTATCTTCAAAAACATGCTTGCAGACACAACCTGGGAACTGATCTCCGTGAACGGCATTGTTCCTCCCCAGGCATCAAAGACTGTTACTCTGCGGTTTGACACCACCGGAACTTTCACCGGTCAGGCCCCTGTCAATACCTACGGCGGGACCTGGAGAACGACGGGTGTTGACACCCTTACCGTCAGCAATGTCATCAGTACCTTAATGGCATCCGCCGATGACAGGGTTAGTGCCTATGAAACCCAGTACTATCGCATCCTCAACAATGCGAGCGATTACCACATCGCAGACGGTACTCTTACTCTCACGGATCACAACAGCAACACCATGCTCTTTGCGGTAAACGTGGCCGACCAGCTCAAGGGGACCTCCTGGACACTCGCCGGATACAGCAGTATCACGCTTGTCATCGGTGACGACGGTACCTTCAGCGGTCAGGCCCCCGTAAACGTCTATACTGCAAACGCCGTCTTTTCCCAAAACCAGGGTCTCTCTGTATCAGATATTTCTACCACCAAAATGACCGGACCTGCGGATAGGATCAAAAAAGAGACCTCTTATCTGACCAGTCTCGGTGAGGTTACCGGCTACAACCTTGTTGACGGCCAGCTTGTACTCACCGGACCGGGAGGTGCGGCACTCCTGACCTACGATCAGGCATAA
- a CDS encoding bifunctional fructose-bisphosphatase/inositol-phosphate phosphatase, which yields MYLMATPFQFLSVCDEVGKIMVQELAPLIGSAYGGEELCIGADNTPTERIDRVAEDLVLSVFREKKVCRSLLSEEAGMVDIGGDAGIAYLDPVDGTFNAVSGIPFYALSIALSDGDQVIAGYVKNLANGETFTAIRGEGAYLNGSPIQVSTETMLDHSAMSVYAKKFDMTRMMQLGHKIRRWRLLGASALELCYVACGRLDGFVDMRNTLRVTDAAAGILICREAGGRVTLPDGSVLEFPDNVVSGRCVVATNRVIHRKVIEYLRS from the coding sequence ATGTATCTTATGGCGACGCCGTTTCAGTTTCTTTCCGTGTGTGACGAGGTCGGAAAAATCATGGTGCAGGAACTTGCCCCTCTGATAGGCTCTGCCTACGGCGGCGAGGAGCTGTGCATCGGTGCGGACAATACACCAACAGAACGTATCGACCGCGTGGCAGAGGATCTGGTGCTGTCGGTGTTTCGCGAGAAGAAGGTCTGCCGTTCGCTTCTCTCTGAAGAAGCGGGGATGGTTGATATCGGCGGGGATGCAGGAATTGCGTATCTTGATCCGGTGGACGGCACGTTCAATGCGGTGTCGGGTATTCCTTTCTATGCTCTCTCCATCGCCCTCTCCGATGGTGATCAGGTGATTGCGGGATATGTGAAGAATCTTGCAAACGGTGAGACGTTTACCGCCATCCGCGGGGAAGGTGCATATCTGAACGGCAGTCCGATTCAGGTGTCAACGGAGACGATGCTGGATCATTCGGCAATGAGTGTGTATGCGAAGAAGTTTGATATGACACGGATGATGCAGCTCGGCCATAAAATCCGCCGCTGGCGTCTTCTGGGGGCATCAGCGCTTGAGCTCTGTTATGTTGCCTGCGGGCGGCTTGACGGGTTTGTGGATATGCGAAATACGCTGCGGGTTACGGATGCTGCTGCAGGTATTCTGATCTGCCGGGAGGCAGGGGGGCGTGTGACGCTTCCGGACGGCAGTGTGCTTGAGTTTCCGGATAATGTTGTCTCCGGCCGGTGTGTTGTTGCAACGAACCGTGTAATTCACCGCAAGGTGATTGAGTATCTGAGGTCATGA
- a CDS encoding NAD(+)/NADH kinase, which yields MKICIVSRVDFRDPIETAQSLGWMLADAGHEVVYEDSVASELGYAGVSLGHPSFSADLIVVLGGDGSVLRAVRMLARQIPIVGVNQGRVGFLTDLERDHAGEILAGLSLPLPVEPRMRIMIEHDGVPIGSALNEAVIVTSRPAKMLQFETFIDGRKSAEFRADGLIVGTPTGSTAYAMSAGGPIVDPLIEAFVLVPLAPFMLSSRPHLISSSSEIEVRLVSSKPAQLVLDGQMQYDIGEEASLVVRKSPESALFLDVGRSFFEKVEQKLRLL from the coding sequence ATGAAGATCTGTATTGTGTCACGAGTGGATTTCCGGGACCCGATTGAGACGGCCCAGTCGCTTGGCTGGATGCTTGCGGATGCGGGGCATGAGGTGGTTTATGAGGATTCGGTTGCATCCGAACTCGGATATGCGGGAGTGTCGCTTGGGCATCCTTCCTTTTCCGCGGATCTGATTGTTGTGCTCGGCGGTGATGGAAGCGTGCTTCGTGCGGTGCGCATGCTTGCCCGCCAGATTCCGATCGTCGGGGTGAATCAGGGGCGTGTCGGGTTCCTGACGGATCTGGAGCGGGATCATGCGGGAGAGATTCTTGCGGGTCTTTCCCTGCCGCTTCCGGTTGAGCCGCGTATGCGCATTATGATTGAGCACGATGGCGTGCCGATCGGTTCCGCACTCAATGAGGCGGTGATTGTTACGTCGCGACCGGCGAAGATGCTGCAGTTTGAGACGTTCATCGACGGCAGAAAGTCCGCAGAGTTCCGTGCGGACGGTCTTATTGTGGGGACGCCTACCGGGTCAACGGCGTATGCGATGAGCGCCGGAGGGCCGATTGTGGATCCGCTGATCGAGGCGTTTGTGCTGGTGCCGCTTGCACCGTTTATGCTGTCGTCGCGGCCGCATCTGATCAGTTCCTCAAGCGAGATTGAGGTGCGGCTCGTCAGCAGTAAGCCGGCCCAGCTGGTGCTTGATGGTCAGATGCAGTATGATATCGGCGAGGAGGCATCGCTTGTGGTGCGGAAGTCTCCTGAATCTGCACTCTTCCTTGATGTGGGGAGAAGTTTCTTTGAGAAGGTTGAGCAGAAGCTCCGGCTTCTGTGA
- a CDS encoding DUF169 domain-containing protein, whose product MKSNPDFAAISAVLKENLDLCGSPVAVKIVTAPEQIPDGVPEIEETVRHCRMISLAREGKVFYATDAKHQCGGGAWALGLRAKGASLKSGEHYYKLGKYESVSSSRRTMESVPNLPQETYATLYAPLEKAEFAPSVVLLFAKPKAMLKLAQTVLYRLGGRIYPQFSGIQSVCSDATAYVLLNGKPNFSLGCDGSRKFSGIADEEMVVGFPVEMIEEIALHLSTVVNAAGSKK is encoded by the coding sequence ATGAAATCAAATCCGGATTTTGCAGCGATTTCTGCTGTGCTCAAGGAAAACCTGGATCTTTGCGGCTCTCCGGTTGCGGTGAAGATCGTAACCGCACCGGAACAGATTCCGGATGGTGTTCCTGAGATCGAGGAAACAGTCCGTCACTGCCGCATGATTTCCCTTGCCCGTGAGGGGAAGGTTTTCTATGCAACCGATGCGAAACATCAGTGCGGCGGTGGGGCTTGGGCACTTGGTCTTCGTGCGAAGGGTGCGTCGCTGAAATCCGGCGAACACTATTATAAACTGGGAAAATACGAGTCTGTTTCTTCCAGCCGCCGGACCATGGAGAGTGTGCCGAATCTCCCGCAGGAGACGTATGCAACGCTGTATGCACCACTGGAGAAAGCTGAGTTTGCACCAAGTGTCGTGTTGCTCTTTGCAAAACCAAAAGCAATGCTCAAGCTTGCCCAGACGGTACTTTACCGGCTCGGCGGCAGAATTTATCCACAGTTTTCCGGTATTCAGTCGGTCTGTTCCGATGCGACCGCTTATGTTCTTCTGAACGGTAAACCGAACTTCTCGCTTGGCTGTGACGGTTCCCGCAAGTTTTCCGGTATTGCGGATGAGGAGATGGTGGTCGGGTTCCCTGTTGAGATGATTGAGGAGATCGCTCTGCATCTCTCCACCGTGGTGAATGCTGCGGGATCCAAAAAATAA
- a CDS encoding translation initiation factor IF-5A — protein MKEQTEVGKLKEGRYVVVDDEPCKIQSIAISKPGKHGAAKARLDVVGLFDGQKRSVVSPTSATVYAPIVERKTGQILTIAGNVVTFMDMKDFNNFELVVDDDIVATFQPAQEVPYIESLGKRKLDL, from the coding sequence ATGAAGGAACAGACAGAAGTTGGTAAGCTCAAGGAAGGCCGTTACGTTGTTGTTGACGACGAACCGTGTAAGATCCAGAGCATCGCAATCTCCAAGCCGGGAAAGCACGGAGCAGCAAAAGCAAGACTCGATGTTGTCGGTCTCTTTGACGGTCAGAAACGTTCCGTCGTATCCCCGACATCCGCAACCGTCTATGCACCGATTGTTGAACGCAAGACCGGACAGATCCTGACCATTGCCGGAAACGTTGTGACCTTTATGGATATGAAGGACTTCAACAACTTCGAACTTGTTGTTGACGACGACATCGTTGCAACCTTCCAGCCTGCTCAGGAAGTTCCCTACATTGAATCCCTCGGCAAGCGCAAGCTTGACCTCTGA
- a CDS encoding PadR family transcriptional regulator translates to MFDRSQLMKGTLEGCILLIIGRETTYGYEIMEKLIQYGFSGIREGTIYPLLVRLEKKQLIASEYRISPLGPSRKYYHLTDSGRKTAEEFSAAWQDISQAVERILDRGE, encoded by the coding sequence ATGTTTGACCGATCACAGCTGATGAAGGGAACACTGGAAGGATGTATTCTTCTGATCATCGGCCGGGAAACCACCTACGGATACGAAATTATGGAGAAGCTGATTCAGTACGGATTTTCCGGCATTCGGGAAGGAACAATTTATCCTCTTCTCGTACGGCTGGAAAAAAAGCAGCTGATCGCCTCTGAGTATCGCATCTCGCCGCTTGGACCGAGCAGGAAATACTATCATCTGACCGACAGCGGCCGCAAGACCGCTGAAGAATTTTCAGCGGCATGGCAGGATATTTCGCAGGCAGTTGAACGCATACTTGACAGAGGAGAATAA
- a CDS encoding META domain-containing protein — MKHTGLVLIALILVGGLVFAAGCIAAPQTQSLEGKWILTGIGSGSNAEHPNGIISMEIVGTNVSGNAGVNLYHGTFSVENGKLIFSPMATTRMAGPEHMMAQERNFLAALLNVTGYTVANGVVTFTDASGNTLLTFAAMPAETLDGTSWALADNSKVTLEFTNGAFSGKAPINNYFGSWFVTGTNGITFGNAGTTLMAGPEDQMKAETEFFTALNNVTGYKIADGKLLLTDKDGKTLLTFNEAALQQAGSLISGNWTLSTDKGITLDITADGVFNGQAPVNLYFGTASITDGSISFGPVGATKMAGPEDQMKAETEFFAALDNVTGYKVGEGMLEFTDKDGKTLLTFVRPVDTQTPAAKALPGAEKTGLANEWVLEGNSDVTLNLTADGSFNGQAPVNLYFGSYTETADGLTFSAVGSTMMAGPEDAMNAESKFYEALGTVAGYKVVDGKLFLTDAAGNTVLTFA; from the coding sequence ATGAAACACACAGGACTTGTGTTAATCGCCCTCATTCTTGTAGGCGGACTTGTCTTTGCGGCAGGCTGTATTGCAGCACCGCAGACCCAGTCCCTTGAGGGCAAGTGGATCCTTACTGGTATTGGATCCGGATCGAATGCAGAACACCCGAACGGCATCATCAGTATGGAGATTGTCGGAACCAACGTCAGCGGCAATGCCGGTGTCAACCTCTATCACGGTACCTTCTCCGTTGAGAACGGAAAATTAATCTTCAGCCCGATGGCAACCACCAGAATGGCAGGACCGGAACACATGATGGCGCAGGAACGGAACTTCCTTGCAGCACTCCTGAATGTCACCGGTTACACCGTTGCAAATGGTGTAGTAACCTTCACCGACGCTTCCGGCAACACTCTCCTGACGTTTGCCGCAATGCCCGCAGAGACCCTTGACGGAACTTCCTGGGCTCTTGCTGACAACAGCAAAGTTACCCTTGAGTTCACCAATGGTGCATTCAGCGGCAAAGCACCGATCAACAACTACTTCGGCAGCTGGTTTGTCACCGGAACCAACGGTATTACCTTTGGAAATGCAGGCACCACCCTCATGGCAGGACCTGAGGATCAGATGAAGGCAGAGACCGAGTTCTTTACAGCCCTGAACAATGTCACCGGTTACAAGATTGCTGACGGCAAGCTTCTCCTGACCGACAAGGACGGTAAGACCCTCCTGACCTTTAATGAGGCTGCCCTTCAGCAGGCAGGCTCTCTCATCTCCGGTAACTGGACGCTTTCCACCGATAAAGGTATCACCCTTGACATCACCGCAGACGGTGTGTTCAATGGTCAGGCTCCGGTTAACCTCTACTTCGGAACTGCCAGCATCACCGACGGCTCCATCAGCTTTGGTCCGGTCGGTGCAACCAAGATGGCAGGACCTGAGGATCAGATGAAGGCCGAGACCGAGTTCTTTGCAGCTCTGGACAATGTCACCGGTTACAAAGTCGGTGAAGGCATGCTTGAGTTCACCGACAAGGATGGCAAGACTCTGCTGACCTTTGTCCGCCCGGTCGATACCCAGACGCCTGCTGCAAAGGCCCTTCCGGGTGCTGAGAAGACTGGACTTGCCAACGAGTGGGTTCTTGAAGGCAACAGTGATGTTACCCTCAACCTTACCGCAGACGGTTCATTCAACGGTCAGGCTCCGGTCAACCTCTACTTCGGCAGCTACACTGAAACCGCAGACGGTCTTACCTTCAGCGCAGTCGGTTCCACCATGATGGCAGGACCCGAGGATGCAATGAACGCTGAGTCTAAGTTCTACGAAGCACTCGGAACCGTAGCCGGTTACAAAGTAGTCGACGGAAAACTCTTCCTCACCGACGCAGCCGGAAACACTGTGCTGACGTTTGCGTGA
- a CDS encoding GNAT family N-acetyltransferase has translation MLITDRLTILPLTTDQFDLLLRDKKSLERSLGLRPSGIPLDTHTHEAMSGLFREAKSHPENYFWYTYWIIILRADAVAVGGLCFMQEPDAAGESEIGYGIDPPFQNCGYMTEALSAVCSWAKGRTNVRTITAGTETTNTASRRVLEKNGFSLSNRDGDQTYWRIAL, from the coding sequence GTGCTCATCACAGATAGGCTGACAATTCTTCCGCTGACGACGGATCAGTTTGATCTTCTCCTCCGGGATAAGAAAAGCCTGGAACGATCGCTCGGACTGCGGCCATCCGGAATCCCGCTCGACACTCATACACACGAGGCGATGTCCGGTCTCTTCCGGGAAGCAAAATCTCACCCTGAAAACTATTTTTGGTACACTTACTGGATAATTATTCTCAGAGCAGATGCCGTCGCTGTCGGAGGACTCTGTTTCATGCAGGAACCGGATGCCGCAGGAGAATCAGAGATCGGTTACGGAATAGATCCGCCGTTCCAAAACTGCGGATATATGACCGAGGCACTGTCAGCAGTATGCAGCTGGGCAAAAGGAAGAACCAACGTCCGGACAATAACTGCCGGAACAGAAACGACTAACACCGCATCCCGGAGAGTTCTGGAGAAGAACGGCTTTTCTCTCAGCAACCGTGACGGTGACCAAACATACTGGCGGATTGCTCTGTAA